The genomic DNA CATTTTATCTATTAATTCTTGCTCACAAAAAACAATTACATGAGCATTGGATCCATACCCTGTAAATTCCATATCTTCTGTAACAACTCTTTCAGGCCCCCTGCCTGTGGCGTGTTTCATAACTGTATATCCAGGAACATTAGCTTTTTCTAGTGTTTTAATGATTGCATTTAGTTCTCTTTCACTAAATATTAAGTCTAATCTTTTCATTTTTATAAAGGAGAAAGTGGGATAATGGTATTTACTAAACTCATGTATATTGGAATGCCAAGAACTATATTGAATGGGAAAGTTAGACCTAGTGTTGTTGAAATATAATAACTTGATTTTGCTTCTGGAACTGTCATCCTCATAGCTGCAGGAACTGCTAAATATGAGGCGCTTGCACATAAAACCACAAATAAAAGTGCGTTGCCAGGTCCTAAAGATAAAAATCTCGCAACGAAAACACCAATAAATGCATTAAATAGCGGCATGAAAATTGCAAAGCCAATTAAAAATGAACCTGCATTTTTCAACCTCGGCAATCTTTGAGCTGCGACTATTCCCATATCTAACAAGAAGAAGCATTCTGCTCCATAGAATAATTGTCCAGTAAATGGTTCCATTTTTGTAATCCCTGAGGGATTACTAGAAGCAGTTAGAAATCCCACAATTAAGCTTGAAAGCAATAAATACACTGATCCATTTAAAAGTGATTCATGTAATATTCCGCTTAGATGCATTTTTCTTGATTTTGGTCTATTTTGGGGAGCTGCAAATTTCACAAGTAATAATCCAACAATTATTGCAGGAGATTCCATTAAAGCTAAGGCGCCAACCATAAACCCATCAAAAGCTATTTTTTGACTTTCTAAAAAACTTTCTGCGGAAATAAATGTAACAGCACTAATTGAACCGTATGCTGCTGCTATTGCTGCTGAATTAAAGACATCAAACTTATATCTTAGAATTAAAAATCCAATTAGAGGGATTACTAGTGACATTAGTATCGCGGCACTTAAAGTCGGCAATACTTGATCAGTAAACCCACTTTTCTGTATCTCTATACCTCCTTTAAAACCAATAGCTAATAGTAGATATAAGGAAAAGAGTTTAGGTAATGGAGCTGGAATTTCTAAATCAGATTTAAAGAGTACTGATATTGCTCCAATCAAAAAGAAAAGAACTGGAGGTGCTAATACATTTTGCAGAATTGGATTTATTTCCATAAATTATTAGGCTATTTCATTTAGTGCAGTTTCTAACGCTTCTTTTCTAGTTTCAATGATGCCTTCAACTCCAAACTTAGCTAATCTTTCCTTTACTTTTTGATTA from Prochlorococcus marinus CUG1416 includes the following:
- a CDS encoding P-II family nitrogen regulator, with translation MKRLDLIFSERELNAIIKTLEKANVPGYTVMKHATGRGPERVVTEDMEFTGYGSNAHVIVFCEQELIDKMRDNIRDDLSYYGGVAYISEATPL
- a CDS encoding sodium-dependent bicarbonate transport family permease, with translation MEINPILQNVLAPPVLFFLIGAISVLFKSDLEIPAPLPKLFSLYLLLAIGFKGGIEIQKSGFTDQVLPTLSAAILMSLVIPLIGFLILRYKFDVFNSAAIAAAYGSISAVTFISAESFLESQKIAFDGFMVGALALMESPAIIVGLLLVKFAAPQNRPKSRKMHLSGILHESLLNGSVYLLLSSLIVGFLTASSNPSGITKMEPFTGQLFYGAECFFLLDMGIVAAQRLPRLKNAGSFLIGFAIFMPLFNAFIGVFVARFLSLGPGNALLFVVLCASASYLAVPAAMRMTVPEAKSSYYISTTLGLTFPFNIVLGIPIYMSLVNTIIPLSPL